A window from Candidatus Ozemobacteraceae bacterium encodes these proteins:
- a CDS encoding MarR family transcriptional regulator gives MGTHYRGTREETRALDAFIKLLRAADAVSRRTREVISTAGLTESRFGVLEALYHLGPLSPGELGRKILKTAGNLTLVIDNLERDGLVERRSGLNDRRVKRVALTRQGRDLIERLLPPHAELIVSEMSVLTAEEQIELARLCKKLGLKQDTH, from the coding sequence ATGGGTACGCACTACAGGGGAACGCGTGAAGAGACGCGGGCGCTCGACGCTTTCATCAAACTGTTGCGGGCGGCCGACGCGGTGTCGAGGCGCACGCGGGAGGTCATATCGACGGCCGGGCTGACGGAAAGCCGATTCGGCGTTCTCGAAGCGCTGTATCATCTCGGTCCCCTGAGTCCCGGCGAGCTCGGGCGCAAGATCCTCAAGACCGCCGGCAACCTGACGCTCGTCATCGACAATCTCGAGCGCGACGGCCTGGTCGAGCGCCGATCCGGCCTGAATGACCGGCGCGTGAAGAGGGTCGCCCTGACCCGGCAGGGGCGCGATCTGATCGAGCGGCTGCTGCCGCCCCATGCGGAACTGATTGTCTCCGAAATGTCCGTGCTGACGGCCGAAGAGCAAATCGAGCTCGCCCGCCTGTGCAAAAAGCTCGGCCTGAAACAAGATACACATTGA
- a CDS encoding NAD(P)H-dependent oxidoreductase — protein MKTLLHIIASPRGEASFSQRVGTAVVEQFRRQHPDGKVDTLDLFAEELPRLTLNTVNNKYRLLSGKELDEETRPAWKPVEAHIERFKAADVVVIDSPMWNFGIPYVLKHYFDVILQPRYLFRYTANGVEGLAGDKRVVVVTARGGDYGPGSGGEAMDLVVPTLKTMLGFIGLKDPTFINIQPTLAGGPEAAQKRLDDALATAGRLTF, from the coding sequence ATGAAAACCCTGCTTCACATCATCGCCAGCCCGCGCGGCGAGGCTTCGTTCTCCCAGCGCGTCGGAACCGCCGTCGTCGAGCAGTTTCGCCGGCAGCATCCCGACGGCAAGGTCGATACGCTGGATCTGTTCGCCGAGGAACTTCCGCGCCTCACGTTGAATACCGTGAACAATAAATATCGCCTGCTCAGCGGAAAGGAACTCGACGAAGAGACCCGGCCCGCCTGGAAACCGGTAGAGGCCCATATCGAGCGGTTCAAGGCAGCCGACGTGGTCGTCATCGACAGCCCGATGTGGAACTTCGGGATCCCCTACGTTCTCAAGCATTACTTCGATGTCATCCTCCAGCCCCGCTACCTGTTCAGATACACGGCGAACGGCGTGGAAGGTTTGGCCGGCGACAAGCGCGTCGTCGTCGTCACGGCACGCGGCGGAGATTACGGCCCCGGAAGCGGCGGCGAAGCGATGGATCTCGTCGTGCCGACCCTGAAGACGATGCTGGGCTTCATCGGCCTGAAAGATCCGACCTTCATCAACATCCAGCCGACGCTGGCCGGCGGCCCCGAAGCCGCGCAGAAGCGTCTCGACGATGCGCTCGCCACGGCGGGACGTCTGACCTTCTGA
- a CDS encoding prolipoprotein diacylglyceryl transferase produces MHPILFQYGPIRIGSYGVLLALAFLAAIFFTNREFRKNGADPALAWDIYLLAIVGGLVGSRILYIIELPEQFLRAPLATLFGSTGFSVIGGYVLAFGLCWWRVHAAGEPFFRTADLTAPGMSAGYAVGRLGCIAAGDGCYGIPTFSACAMHFPNGLVPTLSAKNHLLTSYFLRLFPGHPVPVDIGVHPTPLYESISHFILLGILLLPFWRAGSGRRLAFFFCWFGVSRFLVEFIRLNPPSWLGLTSDQWLSIAIFAVGSAVFIRAASGASQTSVSPGSSAPVS; encoded by the coding sequence ATGCACCCGATCCTCTTTCAATATGGCCCGATTCGTATCGGCTCGTACGGCGTTCTTCTCGCGCTGGCGTTTCTCGCGGCGATCTTCTTCACGAATCGCGAATTCCGCAAAAACGGCGCGGATCCGGCTCTGGCGTGGGACATCTACCTGCTGGCGATCGTCGGCGGCCTCGTGGGATCGCGGATCCTGTATATCATCGAACTCCCCGAGCAGTTCTTGAGGGCGCCCCTCGCCACCCTGTTCGGCTCGACCGGTTTTTCTGTCATCGGAGGTTACGTCCTCGCGTTCGGCCTCTGCTGGTGGCGCGTGCATGCCGCCGGAGAACCGTTCTTCCGGACCGCCGACCTGACCGCGCCGGGAATGAGCGCCGGCTATGCCGTCGGGCGGCTGGGCTGTATCGCCGCAGGAGACGGCTGCTACGGGATTCCGACGTTTTCCGCCTGCGCCATGCATTTTCCGAACGGCCTCGTACCGACGCTCAGCGCGAAGAATCACCTGTTGACCTCGTATTTTCTGCGCCTGTTCCCCGGACACCCCGTGCCTGTCGATATCGGCGTCCACCCGACCCCCCTGTATGAATCTATATCGCACTTCATATTACTGGGAATTCTCTTGCTTCCCTTCTGGCGCGCCGGGTCCGGGCGACGACTGGCGTTCTTCTTCTGCTGGTTCGGCGTTTCCCGATTCCTCGTCGAGTTCATCAGGCTGAATCCGCCCTCCTGGCTCGGTCTGACCAGCGACCAGTGGTTGAGCATCGCCATCTTCGCCGTTGGCTCGGCCGTGTTCATCCGGGCCGCTTCCGGCGCTTCGCAGACGTCGGTGTCGCCCGGCTCCTCCGCGCCAGTCTCGTGA
- a CDS encoding glucodextranase DOMON-like domain-containing protein encodes MMRRFLLTALFAVAVGIAPGGAAASQPPVNYYGESSPLIDVRDPVADDRGPGYYTYPLDKSIRRGTFDLKRFTVYEEGDVVVFSIQMREYIKTALQSGRRGDGEEQGFVVNSFDIYIDTDRKRGSGWNKALPGRDLLFSDGMGWEKVVLVTPLSQFYAYNIIKDKTDEIGFQDMVPDIILPDYVQVQRDRIIVRISKELLGAKPGPDWGFQCLAMGFSRVVSPNRLLNMDVKAFATPKDFGGGWDTYGDPPVIDMIVPGDSEDADRRQYELLKAYRSEPYRGEIEYAMIPFVYGREKPATATGTTGKGPAILAEPPAVRPPTPQTQPPALILPDDVSAPVKKPVVAPPKPAKNGPADGSTSTDGFLPIRKAAPATGTAKTGTTAPTGGSFQPLKKTSDMPTGFMPIRKAPPATGD; translated from the coding sequence ATGATGCGCCGTTTCCTGCTCACGGCCCTGTTCGCGGTTGCGGTCGGCATCGCACCAGGTGGGGCCGCGGCGTCACAGCCGCCGGTGAACTACTACGGGGAGAGTTCGCCCCTGATCGACGTACGCGACCCGGTCGCCGACGACCGCGGGCCCGGGTATTACACGTATCCCCTCGACAAGAGTATCCGGCGCGGAACGTTCGACCTGAAACGATTCACCGTTTACGAAGAGGGCGACGTGGTCGTCTTTTCGATTCAGATGCGCGAATACATCAAGACCGCGCTCCAATCCGGCCGTCGCGGGGACGGCGAGGAACAGGGGTTCGTCGTGAACTCTTTCGACATCTACATCGACACCGACCGCAAGCGCGGTTCGGGTTGGAACAAGGCGCTTCCGGGACGCGACCTGCTGTTCTCCGACGGAATGGGGTGGGAAAAGGTGGTGCTCGTCACCCCTCTCTCGCAGTTCTATGCATATAATATCATTAAGGATAAAACAGACGAGATCGGGTTTCAGGATATGGTGCCCGATATCATCCTGCCCGACTACGTGCAGGTGCAGCGCGACCGGATCATCGTCAGAATCAGCAAGGAACTGCTCGGCGCAAAACCGGGGCCCGACTGGGGCTTCCAGTGTCTCGCCATGGGGTTCTCGCGGGTCGTTTCTCCGAACCGTCTCCTGAACATGGACGTGAAGGCGTTCGCGACGCCGAAGGATTTCGGCGGCGGCTGGGACACCTACGGCGATCCGCCCGTAATCGACATGATCGTGCCGGGGGATTCCGAGGATGCCGATCGCAGGCAATACGAACTTCTCAAGGCCTACCGATCCGAGCCCTACCGTGGCGAGATCGAGTATGCGATGATTCCCTTCGTCTACGGACGGGAAAAACCGGCGACCGCCACCGGGACAACCGGAAAGGGGCCCGCGATTCTGGCCGAACCGCCGGCCGTCAGGCCCCCGACCCCGCAGACGCAGCCTCCCGCGCTGATCCTGCCAGACGACGTTTCCGCGCCCGTGAAAAAGCCCGTTGTCGCGCCGCCGAAGCCGGCGAAGAACGGCCCTGCCGATGGCTCGACGTCGACGGACGGCTTCCTGCCGATCCGCAAGGCTGCGCCGGCCACGGGAACCGCGAAGACCGGAACGACCGCCCCGACCGGCGGCTCGTTCCAGCCGCTGAAGAAGACGTCCGACATGCCGACCGGCTTCATGCCGATCCGCAAGGCCCCGCCCGCGACCGGCGATTGA
- a CDS encoding deoxyribodipyrimidine photo-lyase, whose amino-acid sequence MKTGIDARRRRLLREGSPGRGPVVYWMSRDQRVKDNWALLAAREDAAWRDCGLAVVFCLAPTFLGATRRAYDFLLRGLREVERDLRRLQIPFHLLEGDPVETLPAFLRDADAAELVTDFDPLRPKREWRVRISKALSIPFVEVDAHNIVPCRQASDKREWAAATLRPKIMRLLPAFLTDFPPLEALPGNAPLPAPVDWEAVSARLSCDESVGVVHGILPGECGAETALKNFLAHRLRGYAGARNDPNLDGQSRLSPWLHFGHLAPQRAALEVSRAADVPDEDRAAFLEQLVIRRELADNFCLYEPNYDSFEATPAWAMRTLGEHRGDVRDRLYEYEMFDGAATHDPLWNAAQTEMRVSGSMHGYLRMYWCKKLLEWSATPEEAWKTAVRLNDRYELDGRDPNGYTGIAWSIGGVHDRPWKSRPVFGSVRYMNDRGCRGKFDVDRYISTWLETNPASPGKKVRKGRR is encoded by the coding sequence GTGAAGACGGGCATCGACGCGCGTCGCCGCCGACTCCTCCGCGAAGGAAGTCCCGGGCGAGGTCCCGTCGTCTACTGGATGTCGCGCGACCAGCGCGTGAAGGACAACTGGGCCCTGCTCGCCGCCCGGGAAGATGCGGCCTGGCGCGACTGCGGCCTGGCGGTCGTTTTCTGCCTCGCTCCGACGTTCCTCGGTGCGACCAGGCGTGCATACGATTTTCTGCTCCGTGGTCTGCGCGAGGTCGAGCGGGATCTCAGACGGCTCCAGATCCCGTTCCACCTGCTCGAGGGCGATCCGGTGGAAACCCTTCCGGCCTTTCTCCGCGACGCCGATGCTGCCGAGCTCGTCACCGATTTCGATCCCCTCAGGCCGAAACGCGAATGGCGCGTTCGAATATCCAAAGCTCTCTCTATTCCTTTCGTCGAGGTCGATGCGCACAATATCGTTCCCTGCCGGCAGGCGTCCGACAAACGCGAGTGGGCTGCGGCGACCCTCCGCCCGAAGATCATGCGGCTGCTTCCCGCCTTCCTGACGGATTTTCCGCCCCTCGAAGCCCTGCCCGGGAACGCCCCCCTGCCGGCCCCGGTCGACTGGGAGGCCGTGTCCGCACGTCTTTCCTGTGATGAATCCGTCGGTGTGGTCCACGGCATACTGCCCGGGGAATGCGGCGCCGAGACGGCCCTGAAGAATTTTCTGGCGCACCGTCTGCGCGGATACGCCGGCGCCCGCAACGATCCCAATCTCGACGGGCAGTCGAGGCTTTCCCCCTGGCTGCATTTCGGTCACCTCGCCCCCCAGCGGGCCGCCCTGGAGGTCTCCCGGGCGGCGGACGTCCCGGACGAAGACCGGGCGGCTTTTCTCGAACAGCTTGTGATACGGCGCGAACTGGCCGACAATTTCTGCCTGTACGAGCCGAACTACGATTCCTTCGAGGCGACCCCCGCCTGGGCGATGCGGACGCTCGGCGAGCACAGGGGCGATGTGCGCGATCGTCTCTACGAATACGAAATGTTCGACGGCGCCGCCACGCACGATCCGCTTTGGAACGCGGCTCAAACAGAGATGCGCGTCTCCGGCTCGATGCACGGCTACCTGAGGATGTACTGGTGCAAGAAGCTCCTCGAGTGGAGCGCAACCCCCGAGGAAGCCTGGAAAACGGCGGTCCGCCTGAATGACCGGTATGAGCTCGACGGCCGCGACCCCAACGGGTACACGGGCATCGCCTGGAGCATCGGCGGCGTCCATGATCGGCCATGGAAGTCGCGGCCCGTCTTCGGATCGGTCCGGTACATGAACGATCGCGGCTGCAGAGGAAAATTCGATGTCGATAGATATATATCTACATGGCTAGAAACAAATCCGGCTTCGCCCGGGAAAAAGGTCAGAAAAGGTCGGCGATGA
- a CDS encoding coproporphyrinogen-III oxidase family protein, with translation MIDGGQETTFGPGLYIHVPFCLSKCGYCAFYSTLPTHDLVTAYLARLEDELRTEIDGRIRPRMRTVFIGGGNPTSVGPGHFEKLIRIVSRAIAGAPVDEWTVETNPETLSGEIAAVLRDIPGLRLSMGLQRLRDDELRLLGRQGTLSSGREALARALSLTGRVGVDLILGLPDRPSLAPGLADLVREFPLEHVSAYFLTVEEGTPLAARVDEGGFPDPADVGPGELFEVADALAAAGYEQYEISNFARPGGRCRHNMNYWNGGEYVGAGPSAVGTRAGVRRTKPSPLKQWLSGAPDAVETLSEVDRFHETVMLRLRLVGDGLDLEALARAFGKLPRGFETAIDRQCEAGALIRKGNVVSLSRQGIALANRVIADLF, from the coding sequence ATGATCGACGGCGGCCAGGAGACGACGTTCGGCCCCGGGTTGTATATCCATGTGCCGTTCTGTCTTTCGAAATGCGGCTACTGCGCCTTTTACTCGACCCTCCCGACGCACGATCTCGTCACGGCCTACCTCGCCAGGCTCGAAGACGAGCTTCGCACCGAAATCGATGGACGGATCAGGCCCCGCATGCGGACGGTCTTCATCGGCGGCGGAAATCCCACATCCGTCGGCCCCGGGCATTTCGAAAAGCTGATTCGAATCGTTTCCCGGGCCATTGCCGGCGCCCCCGTCGATGAATGGACGGTCGAGACGAACCCGGAGACCCTGTCGGGGGAAATCGCGGCCGTCCTGCGCGACATTCCGGGACTCCGCCTGAGCATGGGACTTCAGCGTCTGCGGGATGACGAACTCCGGCTTCTCGGGCGTCAGGGCACTCTCTCTTCCGGCCGGGAAGCCCTTGCGCGGGCGCTGTCGCTGACCGGCCGCGTCGGCGTCGATCTGATCCTCGGTCTGCCCGACAGGCCGTCTCTCGCTCCCGGGCTTGCCGATCTCGTCCGCGAATTCCCCCTCGAACACGTTTCCGCGTATTTCCTGACGGTCGAGGAGGGCACCCCGCTCGCCGCGCGCGTCGACGAAGGCGGGTTTCCCGATCCGGCCGACGTCGGCCCCGGCGAATTGTTCGAGGTTGCCGACGCACTCGCGGCCGCAGGCTACGAACAGTACGAAATTTCGAACTTCGCGCGCCCGGGCGGGCGATGCCGCCACAACATGAACTATTGGAACGGCGGTGAGTATGTCGGCGCCGGTCCCTCCGCCGTCGGCACGCGGGCGGGGGTTCGGCGCACGAAGCCTTCCCCGTTGAAACAGTGGCTTTCCGGCGCTCCCGACGCCGTCGAAACGCTCTCGGAGGTAGATCGGTTCCACGAAACGGTCATGCTTCGTCTGCGACTCGTCGGCGACGGCCTCGATCTCGAGGCGCTTGCACGAGCTTTCGGAAAACTGCCTCGAGGGTTTGAAACCGCCATCGACCGGCAGTGCGAGGCGGGTGCGCTCATCCGGAAGGGCAATGTCGTTTCCCTGAGTCGTCAGGGAATCGCCCTCGCGAACAGGGTCATCGCCGACCTTTTCTGA